Proteins found in one Choristoneura fumiferana chromosome 16, NRCan_CFum_1, whole genome shotgun sequence genomic segment:
- the jef gene encoding major facilitator superfamily domain-containing protein 6 jef → MDAAPGGPARPLVDPDEHGEVDTTRYPAPKEATHRVRGRSDVLELLCGADAVDPELLTVKTFYFFFYAAFGSLFPLMGVYFKQMGMNAGQCGLLIGTRPFVEFLSAPFWGGLADRWRKGRTLLLASLAAWIVFTLPLSWVQPGAVACVVPRTATVYELETPRYEGTSWPERPAAAAEFRGPATTAAAGSAGSPLPVTDAANYSPENNADWVTPLHSSIVYRTADIQKTFFLLLLLVMLGEFFSAPAITLADSAVITLLGEDADRYGHQRMFGSLGWGLAMFFVGIALDHSTAFTAHPCGGPQRYEKNYTICFATFSVLMGAALLTAGQIKFKYEFAPTEAPAAAPSSPTREEKLQQQLAEQLQLPGLDTGAPRGPAQPPLEQAKVFAQTTREMPEWVTVLRQFQNVRAASFLFVAWFMGFGIGLIFTFLFWHLQDIGGTPTLFGVASVINHISEIFAYFFSFKLITQMGHFKVLCLGLAGNVLRFLYISWLTNPWWVLPFEFVQGVTHAAVWAACCSYIAHHAPPGLRSSAQGVLQGLHHGLGRGCGAVLGGLAVARWGTTRTFAGYGLLCGVALAGFAFLNFRTEMEAGADADMDEEARAVAEAGVLAPHGVPSNPMPRALSSTRLADLAQHDSYGATQNYSGAESLSVPGQAPASRPANPFLSDAPAAPAPAAGYR, encoded by the exons ATGGACGCAGCCCCCGGCGGCCCCGCGCGCCCGCTCGTCGACCCCGACGAGCACGGCGAGGTCGACACCACCAG GTACCCGGCGCCGAAGGAGGCGACGCACcgcgtgcgcgggcgcagcgaCGTGCTGGAGCTGCTGTGCGGCGCGGACGCGGTGGACCCCGAGCTGCTGACGGTCAAGACGTTCTACTTCTTCTTCTACGCGGCGTTCGGGTCGCTGTTCCCGCTGATGGGCGTGTACTTCAAGCAGATGGGCATGAACGCGGGGCAGTGCGGGCTGCTGATCGGCACGCGGCCCTTCGTGGAATTCCTGTCGGCGCCGTTCTGGGGCGGGCTGGCCGACCGCTGGCGCAAGGGCCGCACGCTGCTGCTGGCGTCGCTGGCCGCGTGGATCGTGTTCACGCTGCCGCTGAGCTGGGTGCAGCCGGGCGCCGTGGCCTGCGTGGTGCCGCGCACCGCCACCGTCTACGAACTGGAGACGCCGCGGTACGAGGGCACGAGCTGGCCGGAGCGCCCGGCGGCCGCGGCCGAGTTCCGCGGCCCCGCCACCACGGCCGCCGCCGGCTCGGCCGGCTCGCCGCTGCCCGTCACCGACGCCGCCAACTACTCGCCCGAGAACAACGCCGACTGGGTCACGCCGCTGCACTCCTCCATCGTGTACCGCACGGCCGACATCCAGAAGACGTTCttcctgctgctgctgctggtgaTGCTGGGCGAGTTCTTCAGCGCGCCCGCCATCACGCTCGCCGACTCCGCCGTCATCACGTTGCTCGGCGAGGACGCCGACCG GTACGGGCACCAACGCATGTTCGGGTCGCTGGGCTGGGGCCTGGCCATGTTCTTCGTGGGCATCGCGCTGGACCACAGCACGGCGTTCACGGCGCACCCCTGCGGCGGCCCGCAGCGCTACGAGAAGAACTACACGATCTGCTTCGCCACCTTCTCCGTGCTGATGGGCGCCGCGCTGCTGACGGCGGGCCAG ATCAAGTTCAAGTACGAGTTCGCGCCGACGGAGGCCCCGGCGGCGGCGCCCAGCTCGCCCACGCGCGAGGAGAAGCTGCAGCAGCAGCTGGCGGAGCAGCTGCAGCTGCCGGGGCTGGACACGGGCGCGCCGCGCGGCCCGGCGCAGCCGCCGCTGGAGCAGGCCAAGGTGTTCGCGCAGACCACGCGCGAGATGCCCGAGTGGGTCACGGTGCTGCGCCAGTTCCAGAACGTGCGCGCCGCCTCCTTCCTCTTCGTCGCCTGGTTCATGGGCTTCGGAATCGGCCTCATCTTCACTTTCCTCTTCTGGCATTTGCAA GACATCGGCGGCACCCCGACGCTCTTTGGCGTCGCGTCGGTCATCAACCACATCTCTGAAATCTTTGCCTATTTCTTCAGCTTTAAATTGATCACTCAAATGGGCCATTTCAAG GTGCTGTGCCTGGGGCTGGCGGGCAACGTGCTGCGGTTCCTGTACATCTCGTGGCTGACGAACCCGTGGTGGGTGCTGCCGTTCGAGTTCGTGCAGGGCGTGACGCACGCGGCCGTGTGGGCGGCCTGCTGCTCGTACATCGCGCACCACGCGCCGCCCGGGCTGCGCTCGTCGGCGCAGGGCGTGCTGCAGGGGCTGCACCACGGGCTGGGCCGCGGCTGCGGCGCCGTGCTCGGCGGGCTGGCCGTGGCGCGCTGGGGCACCACGCGCACCTTCGCCGGCTACGGGCTGCTGTGCGGCGTGGCGCTGGCCGGCTTCGCCTTCCTCAACTTCCGCACGGAGATGGAGGCCGGCGCCGACGCCGACATGGACGAGGAGGCGCGCGCCGTGGCCGAGGCGGGCGTGCTCGCGCCGCACGGCGTGCCCTCCAACCCGATGCCGCGCGCGCTCTCCTCCACGCGCCTCGCCGACCTGGCGCAGCACGACTCGTACGGCGCCACGCAG AACTACTCCGGCGCCGAGAGCCTGAGCGTGCCGGGGCAGGCGCCGGCGTCTCGCCCCGCCAACCCGTTCCTGTCGGACGCGCCGGCTGCGCCGGCCCCGGCCGCCGGCTACAGATAA
- the LOC141436522 gene encoding uncharacterized protein — translation MQVFAGACLSTGARLRWDPSLYVAVREALPAEYRVVAAAVPAAGAALLALAHLALAATAPARRPRRILLYVYAGLTALAVALELGVLGWVASRVVAFTRSAEAAEMQELLATREHLAPLLHHLARWHPLPERLRAIIQVRPHHAWHHHTGRRDAGAAGHARTPGAAAAPPGALAPAARAPAGHHTGAPTPRLAPSYRPPRCRSCWPRANTWRRCCITWRAGTRCPSACAPSYRCAHTTPGTIIQAAEMQELLATREHLAPLLHHLAAEMQELLATREHLAPLLHHLARWHPLPERLRAIIQVRPHHAWHHHTGRRDAGAAGHARTPGAAAASPGALAPAARAPARHHTGAPTPRLAPSYRPPRCRSCWPRANTWRRCCTTWRAGTRCLIQVRPHHAWHHHTGRRDAGAAGHARTPGAAAAPPGALAPAARAPARHHTGAPTPRLAPSYRPPRCRSCWPRANTWRRCCTTWRAGTRCPSACAPSYRCAHTTPGTIIQAAEMQELLATREHLAPLLHHLARWHPLSDTGAPTPRLAPSYRPPRCRSCWPRANTWRRCCTTWRAGTRCPSACAPSYRCAHTTPGTIIQAAEMQELLATREHLAPLLHHLARWHPLPERLRAIIQEAEEDLPWNGYVAAAALGALLLLQLAGAALALLAARGPAPARPSTPLSRRAPHAAFSASRVSLVNSFRSGAVAQRCKLVIVWLSVDRSSASSRSGLSVRSVRSDRTPTAEHAPLKAKYKNGRIVPVPV, via the exons atgcaGGTGTTCGCGGGCGCGTGCCTGTCGACGGGCGCGCGGCTGCGCTGGGACCCGAGCCTGTACGTGGCGGTGCGCGAGGCGCTGCCGGCCGAGTACCGCGTGGTGGCGGCCGCCGTgcccgccgccggcgccgcgctgCTGGCCCTCGCGCACCTCGCGCTCGCCGCCACCGCCCCCGCCAGGAGACCACGGAGAATCCTGCTTTACGTG TACGCAGGTCTGACGGCGCTGGCGGTGGCGCTGGAGCTGGGCGTGCTGGGCTGGGTGGCGTCGCGCGTGGTGGCCTTCACGCGGTCGGCTGAGGCCGCCGAGATGCAGGAGCTGCTGGCCACGCGCGAACACCTGGCGCCGCTGCTGCACCACCTGGCGCGCTGGCACCCGCTGCCCGAGCGCCTGCGCGCCATCATACAGGTGCGCCCACACCACGCCTGGCACCATCATACAGGCCGCCGAGATGCAGGAGCTGCTGGCCACGCGCGAACACCTGGCGCCGCTGCTGCACCACCTGGCGCGCTGGCACCCGCTGCCCGAGCGCCTGCGGGCCATCATACAGGTGCGCCCACACCACGCCTGGCACCATCATACAGGCCGCCGAGATGCAGGAGCTGCTGGCCACGCGCGAACACCTGGCGCCGCTGCTGCATCACCTGGCGCGCTGGCACCCGCTGCCCGAGCGCCTGCGCGCCATCATACAGGTGCGCCCACACCACGCCTGGCACCATCATACAGGCCGCCGAGATGCAGGAGCTGCTGGCCACGCGCGAACACCTGGCGCCGCTGCTGCACCACCTG GCCGCCGAGATGCAGGAGCTGCTGGCCACGCGCGAACACCTGGCGCCGCTGCTGCACCACCTGGCGCGCTGGCACCCGCTGCCCGAGCGCCTGCGCGCCATCATACAGGTGCGCCCACACCACGCCTGGCACCATCATACAGGCCGCCGAGATGCAGGAGCTGCTGGCCACGCGCGAACACCTGGCGCCGCTGCTGCATCACCTGGCGCGCTGGCACCCGCTGCCCGAGCGCCTGCGCGCCATCATACAGGTGCGCCCACACCACGCCTGGCACCATCATACAGGCCGCCGAGATGCAGGAGCTGCTGGCCACGCGCGAACACCTGGCGCCGCTGCTGCACCACCTGGCGCGCTGGCACCCGCTGTCTGATACAGGTGCGCCCACACCACGCCTGGCACCATCATACAGGCCGCCGAGATGCAGGAGCTGCTGGCCACGCGCGAACACCTGGCGCCGCTGCTGCACCACCTGGCGCGCTGGCACCCGCTGCCCGAGCGCCTGCGCGCCATCATACAGGTGCGCCCACACCACGCCTGGCACCATCATACAGGCCGCCGAGATGCAGGAGCTGCTGGCCACGCGCGAACACCTGGCGCCGCTGCTGCACCACCTGGCGCGCTGGCACCCGCTGCCCGAGCGCCTGCGCGCCATCATACAGGTGCGCCCACACCACGCCTGGCACCATCATACAGGCCGCCGAGATGCAGGAGCTGCTGGCCACGCGCGAACACCTGGCGCCGCTGCTGCACCACCTGGCGCGCTGGCACCCGCTGTCTGATACAGGTGCGCCCACACCACGCCTGGCACCATCATACAGGCCGCCGAGATGCAGGAGCTGCTGGCCACGCGCGAACACCTGGCGCCGCTGCTGCACCACCTGGCGCGCTGGCACCCGCTGCCCGAGCGCCTGCGCGCCATCATACAGGTGCGCCCACACCACGCCTGGCACCATCATACAGGCCGCCGAGATGCAGGAGCTGCTGGCCACGCGCGAACACCTGGCGCCGCTGCTGCACCACCTGGCGCGCTGGCACCCGCTGCCCGAGCGCCTGCGCGCCATCATACAG GAAGCCGAGGAGGACCTCCCGTGGAACGGTTacgtggcggcggcggcgctgggcgcgctgctgctgctgcagctggcgggcgcggcgctggcgctgctggcggcgcgcggccccgcccccgcccgcccATCCACGCCCCTCTCCAGGCGAGCCCCGCACGCTGCCTTCTCCGCCAGCCGTGTCTCACTCGTCAACTCGTTCAG GTCCGGCGCGGTGGCGCAGCGCTGCAAGCTCGTAATCGTTTGGCTCTCTGTGGACAGGAGCAGCGCCAGCAGCCGCAGCGGCCTCAGCGTCCGCAGCGTGCGCAGTGACCGCACGCCGACCGCCGAGCACGCGCCGCTCAAGGCCAAGTACAAGAACGGTCGCATCGTGCCGGTGCCGGTGTGa